From Jeotgalibaca dankookensis, one genomic window encodes:
- a CDS encoding peptidoglycan DD-metalloendopeptidase family protein — MKHKKYIALASSIILLSPFAGGFQAQADTLDELNSEKLHLEEKSQEIQNKINQKEDSLNSLENEKRNLENNVQELQNNIDELLLDLEAQEEALDEIEERIDALQDRIEALEIIIEQRTEKLNNQARVIQTQASLTDVVSIVASAESLTDLVGKVTTVNHLLVANKEIVTQQENDKKEVEDSKQLVEEEKVAAEELKQQIIVSKNNIVAQQNELNHQIALVLENTQLTKAEKKDLEATQSDVLAQAQIIGEDIATEEQRIESERLEKERIAQEKAAAEQAEIAAREQASGNLVASVDSASAPTSSTPEVSVGGFINPASGYISSPFGMRLHPIDGTYRLHGGIDFAGSGAIVAAKEGTVEVATFSPSWGYHVVINHGTINGNNVKTLYAHMTPSLSVAPGQSVSQGQQLGIMGTTGESTGVHLHLEVYENGVRIDPLNYFSL, encoded by the coding sequence TTGAAGCATAAAAAATATATTGCCTTAGCATCTTCGATTATTTTATTGTCTCCATTTGCTGGTGGGTTCCAAGCACAAGCAGATACATTGGACGAATTAAATAGCGAAAAGCTACATTTAGAAGAAAAATCACAAGAAATTCAAAATAAAATAAACCAAAAAGAAGACTCGTTAAATAGCCTAGAAAACGAAAAAAGGAATTTAGAGAACAATGTACAAGAATTACAAAATAATATCGATGAACTTTTATTAGACCTTGAAGCGCAAGAAGAAGCTCTTGATGAAATAGAAGAGCGGATTGACGCATTACAAGATCGTATTGAAGCTTTAGAAATTATTATTGAACAACGGACTGAAAAATTGAATAATCAAGCACGTGTTATTCAAACACAAGCAAGTTTAACCGATGTCGTGTCTATTGTAGCAAGCGCTGAATCTTTGACAGATCTAGTGGGAAAAGTAACAACAGTTAATCATCTTCTTGTAGCGAACAAAGAAATTGTCACGCAACAAGAAAATGACAAAAAAGAAGTTGAAGATTCCAAACAACTCGTAGAAGAAGAAAAAGTTGCAGCAGAAGAATTGAAACAACAAATCATTGTCAGTAAAAACAATATCGTCGCGCAACAAAATGAACTTAATCACCAAATTGCGCTTGTACTAGAAAATACACAATTGACGAAAGCTGAGAAAAAAGATTTAGAAGCTACACAATCTGACGTTTTAGCACAAGCTCAAATTATTGGTGAGGATATTGCAACGGAAGAACAACGGATTGAATCAGAAAGACTGGAAAAAGAAAGAATCGCACAGGAAAAAGCTGCAGCCGAACAAGCAGAAATTGCTGCCCGTGAGCAAGCAAGTGGAAACCTTGTGGCATCTGTCGATTCCGCGTCCGCGCCTACTTCTTCTACTCCAGAAGTTTCTGTTGGCGGATTTATAAATCCAGCTTCTGGTTATATCTCTTCTCCATTTGGTATGCGACTCCATCCGATAGATGGCACCTACCGTTTGCACGGCGGGATTGACTTTGCTGGTAGTGGTGCTATTGTAGCCGCAAAAGAAGGAACAGTTGAAGTTGCAACCTTTAGTCCTTCATGGGGATACCATGTTGTAATTAATCATGGCACCATAAATGGGAATAATGTTAAAACACTCTATGCTCATATGACACCATCTTTATCAGTTGCGCCAGGACAATCAGTTAGTCAAGGGCAACAATTAGGAATTATGGGAACAACTGGTGAATCAACCGGCGTTCATCTCCATTTAGAGGTCTATGAAAATGGCGTGCGAATTGATCCATTGAATTATTTCTCATTATAA
- a CDS encoding DUF4298 domain-containing protein: protein MDALERVKRMQGKLTQAQKTLDNFENYLKKFESEQTNIHSLIDYYGQDEWHQDRQIFNDPVLGEDPVNDLLIDNHQLTIKMLEIATKIIKNNRE from the coding sequence ATGGACGCATTAGAAAGAGTAAAAAGGATGCAGGGTAAACTTACCCAAGCACAAAAGACTCTCGATAACTTTGAAAACTATTTAAAAAAGTTCGAGTCCGAACAAACTAATATCCATTCTTTAATAGACTACTATGGTCAAGACGAATGGCATCAAGACCGGCAAATTTTTAATGATCCGGTTTTAGGAGAAGATCCGGTAAATGATCTCTTAATAGACAACCATCAACTGACAATTAAAATGCTTGAAATTGCTACAAAAATCATAAAAAACAACAGGGAGTGA
- a CDS encoding DUF4298 domain-containing protein produces the protein MESTERVKRMQAELVQAEQHVKQFEEALKEFKEGQVIIKKVANYYGSNDWYADREAHEGKRMEVNYNTSILGEDEPYDLLITNQQLAIQMLEIATDMIKNF, from the coding sequence ATGGAATCAACCGAAAGAGTTAAAAGGATGCAAGCTGAACTTGTCCAAGCAGAACAGCATGTGAAGCAGTTTGAGGAAGCGTTAAAAGAATTTAAAGAGGGACAAGTAATTATAAAAAAAGTAGCGAATTATTACGGTAGCAATGATTGGTACGCAGATAGAGAAGCGCATGAAGGTAAAAGAATGGAAGTAAACTACAATACTTCTATTCTCGGTGAGGATGAACCCTATGATTTATTAATAACGAATCAACAATTAGCCATTCAGATGTTAGAAATAGCAACCGATATGATAAAAAATTTCTAA
- a CDS encoding putative polysaccharide biosynthesis protein encodes MPKDEIIQQKKALETTQVELPSDKEPRNNNDDGDKMVQGTFWMTFGSIFSRLLGALYIIPWTAMMGASSDMGNALFAIGYTPYQLFLAIGIAGFPSAMSKQIAQYNAKGEYGKGQELFKKSTLLMVITGLISAIIMFALAPIIGARSPGVSVEANALVIRSLAPALLIVPVMSLIRGYFQGYQNMVPSAITQVVEQLVRVAYILLATFIVMQVLNGQFPTAVAHSTFAAFVGAAASLVVLMWYYRKHMQKYGEMIAADTSGDNVNVKDAIKEMVRESIPFIIIGSGITFAKLIDQFTFEPIMLQTTNYNKEIISTLYGLFSFNADKLIMIIISLAVGMAATSIPLLVENYVKGNKRALGNQIRQIFELFSFVMFPAAFGMMVVSRPIYNVFYAISDVSPIGVRMLSIASMMAIILGAFTIVSSILQSFGKHTEAIIYLLIGLGVKLIIQYPLLAIFGSAGALYATSIGFIVTAVLSFIKVYRLVPFNVRETSKTIGLISLATGYMYIISHVTNRLLQVFITPDRKIFALLLVLIIAAVGGAVYIYLVLKLRIADKVLGERVGSLREKFKIK; translated from the coding sequence TTTTGGAAGTATTTTTTCGCGGTTACTAGGAGCCCTTTATATTATTCCTTGGACTGCTATGATGGGCGCAAGCTCAGATATGGGGAATGCATTATTCGCAATTGGCTACACACCATACCAACTTTTTTTAGCAATTGGTATTGCTGGTTTTCCATCAGCTATGTCGAAACAAATCGCCCAGTATAATGCAAAAGGTGAATATGGAAAGGGACAGGAGCTTTTTAAAAAGAGCACATTATTAATGGTAATAACCGGCCTTATCAGTGCCATTATTATGTTTGCACTCGCTCCGATAATTGGTGCGAGAAGTCCAGGTGTTTCTGTTGAAGCCAATGCACTGGTTATCCGATCGTTGGCGCCTGCTTTGTTGATTGTTCCAGTTATGAGTTTAATTCGTGGGTATTTCCAAGGTTATCAAAATATGGTGCCTTCAGCGATTACGCAAGTTGTGGAACAACTTGTTCGGGTTGCTTACATCCTTTTAGCAACCTTTATTGTGATGCAAGTATTAAACGGTCAATTTCCAACTGCAGTTGCGCACTCTACTTTTGCAGCTTTTGTTGGTGCTGCTGCTTCTTTAGTAGTCTTAATGTGGTATTATCGCAAACATATGCAAAAATATGGAGAGATGATTGCGGCGGATACCTCTGGTGATAATGTGAATGTTAAAGACGCTATTAAAGAAATGGTGCGTGAATCAATTCCTTTCATTATTATCGGATCTGGTATCACATTTGCGAAACTAATTGATCAATTTACCTTTGAACCCATTATGTTGCAGACAACAAATTATAATAAAGAAATTATTAGTACCTTATACGGTTTGTTTAGTTTCAATGCCGATAAACTCATTATGATTATTATATCCCTAGCAGTAGGAATGGCAGCAACATCCATCCCACTTCTAGTAGAAAATTATGTGAAAGGAAATAAACGTGCGTTAGGTAATCAAATTCGCCAAATCTTTGAGCTGTTTTCGTTTGTGATGTTCCCGGCTGCATTCGGAATGATGGTTGTATCACGTCCTATCTATAACGTCTTCTATGCGATATCTGACGTGTCGCCAATTGGCGTTCGCATGTTATCAATTGCATCTATGATGGCGATTATTTTAGGAGCTTTCACAATTGTGTCTTCCATTTTACAGTCTTTTGGAAAGCACACAGAAGCCATTATTTACCTCCTTATAGGCCTAGGTGTAAAATTGATTATACAATACCCTCTACTCGCTATATTTGGCTCAGCAGGTGCTCTATATGCCACAAGCATCGGTTTTATTGTAACAGCGGTCTTATCTTTTATTAAAGTATATCGGTTAGTTCCTTTTAACGTAAGAGAAACAAGTAAAACCATTGGTTTAATAAGTTTAGCTACTGGTTATATGTATATCATTTCGCATGTAACAAATCGTCTTTTACAAGTATTTATCACTCCCGATCGTAAAATATTTGCATTACTTCTAGTTCTCATTATCGCAGCTGTTGGCGGAGCGGTTTATATCTATCTCGTTCTTAAGTTAAGAATTGCAGATAAAGTCTTGGGAGAACGTGTCGGTTCCTTACGAGAGAAATTCAAAATAAAGTAA
- a CDS encoding pseudouridine synthase has translation MRLDKFLSHTGFGSRKEVKQLLKKKVVRVNDQVVKKGDYILNLNQDHISVNGETITYQEFIYLMLNKPAGYLSATEDNFQKTVIDLLQPEEQHFNPFPVGRLDKDTEGLLLLTNDGELAHFLLSPKKHVKKTYYAEVVGVMDLEDIERFKLGIVLEDGYKCLPAELQIIEQTDRTSKVLITVEEGKFHQVKRMVLACGKEVNYLKRQSMASLKLDETLKSGEYRPLDKEELDQLKEFLPQDK, from the coding sequence ATGCGCTTAGATAAATTTTTATCTCATACGGGATTTGGGAGTCGGAAAGAAGTCAAACAATTGTTAAAAAAGAAAGTTGTCAGGGTTAATGATCAGGTAGTCAAAAAAGGAGATTACATTCTCAATTTAAATCAAGACCATATTTCTGTAAACGGGGAAACGATTACTTATCAAGAATTCATATATCTGATGTTGAATAAACCAGCCGGTTATTTAAGTGCAACTGAAGATAATTTTCAAAAAACGGTTATTGACTTATTGCAGCCAGAAGAACAGCATTTCAATCCTTTCCCAGTGGGGCGGTTAGATAAGGACACAGAAGGATTATTATTGTTAACGAATGATGGCGAGCTTGCTCATTTTTTATTATCACCAAAAAAGCACGTCAAAAAAACATACTACGCAGAAGTAGTGGGTGTGATGGATCTGGAAGATATAGAACGATTCAAGCTAGGAATTGTCTTGGAAGATGGCTATAAATGTCTACCAGCTGAACTTCAAATTATTGAACAAACTGATCGGACTTCCAAGGTATTAATCACGGTCGAAGAAGGTAAATTTCATCAAGTGAAACGAATGGTTTTAGCATGTGGGAAGGAAGTCAATTATTTGAAACGGCAATCAATGGCAAGTTTAAAGTTAGATGAAACGCTGAAAAGTGGCGAATACCGTCCGTTGGATAAAGAAGAGCTAGATCAGCTCAAGGAATTTTTGCCACAAGACAAGTAA
- the pepV gene encoding dipeptidase PepV, which translates to MEINWTKEVEGRKEELLEDLFTILRIDSVRDDKKATPEMPVGPGPKEALDAFLEIGKRDGFLTKNVGNLAGHIEFGQGEELMGVLGHVDVVPTGTGWETNPFEPVIKNNRVYARGSSDDKGPSMAGYYAIKIIRDLKLPVSKRVRMIIGTDEESGWQCMDYYLKHEEKPGFGFSPDADFPIINGEKGNQSLYVTIGNNLEGGKNQLIDFEAGMRENMVPQDAKVVFISQEVEKIKTTWKTFIEANPITGSFSVEGKTVTIEVVGKSAHGMNPAAGVNAATYLAVFLNQFEFGGEAATYFKLITDYIHLDFAARDLGVAHTDAIMGELTMNAGIFSFTEKDGGKIALNFRYPTGVHANSLEDKIKETLEPLGVSVKKEGLGKEPHYVPADDPLVKTLLDVYEKHTGQKGQERSIGGGTYGRLMERGVAYGALFPDSIDTMHQANEFLALDDLFRATAIYADAIYQLIK; encoded by the coding sequence ATGGAAATTAATTGGACAAAAGAGGTAGAGGGTCGAAAAGAAGAGCTCTTAGAAGATTTATTTACCATTTTACGTATTGACAGTGTTAGAGATGACAAAAAAGCGACACCTGAGATGCCAGTTGGTCCAGGACCAAAAGAAGCTCTTGATGCTTTCTTAGAAATAGGGAAACGTGATGGTTTTTTAACAAAAAATGTTGGTAACTTAGCCGGACATATTGAGTTTGGTCAAGGTGAAGAATTAATGGGTGTACTCGGGCATGTAGACGTTGTACCAACTGGTACCGGATGGGAAACTAATCCCTTTGAACCTGTTATTAAAAATAATCGTGTTTACGCCCGTGGGTCTAGTGATGATAAAGGTCCTTCAATGGCAGGGTACTATGCGATTAAAATTATCCGTGATCTAAAATTGCCCGTTTCTAAACGTGTGCGAATGATTATTGGGACCGATGAAGAAAGCGGTTGGCAATGTATGGACTATTACCTTAAGCATGAAGAAAAACCGGGCTTTGGTTTTTCACCAGATGCAGATTTTCCTATCATTAACGGCGAAAAAGGTAATCAGTCTCTGTACGTGACTATAGGTAACAATCTTGAAGGTGGAAAGAATCAACTAATTGATTTTGAAGCGGGTATGCGTGAAAACATGGTACCACAAGATGCAAAAGTTGTGTTTATCAGTCAGGAAGTTGAAAAAATAAAAACAACTTGGAAGACTTTTATTGAAGCGAACCCGATAACTGGCTCTTTCTCTGTAGAAGGAAAGACAGTGACGATTGAAGTAGTGGGTAAATCTGCCCATGGAATGAACCCAGCAGCAGGCGTAAATGCTGCGACTTATTTAGCTGTTTTCTTAAATCAATTTGAATTTGGTGGAGAAGCAGCAACCTACTTTAAATTAATTACGGACTATATTCATTTAGATTTTGCTGCTCGAGACTTAGGTGTGGCGCACACAGACGCTATTATGGGAGAATTGACAATGAATGCCGGTATCTTTTCTTTTACAGAAAAAGATGGGGGTAAAATCGCTCTAAACTTCCGCTATCCAACAGGTGTACATGCAAACTCTCTAGAAGATAAGATAAAAGAAACGTTAGAACCACTTGGTGTTTCAGTTAAAAAAGAGGGTTTAGGTAAAGAGCCTCACTACGTTCCAGCTGATGATCCTTTGGTTAAAACGTTACTGGATGTCTATGAAAAACATACGGGTCAAAAAGGGCAAGAACGTTCCATAGGTGGCGGTACTTATGGACGATTGATGGAAAGAGGTGTCGCTTACGGTGCTTTGTTCCCGGACAGTATTGACACCATGCATCAAGCAAATGAGTTTTTAGCTTTGGATGATTTATTCCGTGCCACAGCGATTTATGCAGATGCTATTTATCAATTGATTAAATAG